One segment of Paenibacillus sp. FSL R7-0337 DNA contains the following:
- a CDS encoding SCO family protein, whose amino-acid sequence MQTLKRYKWTWMLLLLAVIMAVYLAVKSFDFGGEKLPVIGQVQDFSLENVDGKQISLADTAGKARLVYFFFTVCPDVCPITTYMLSETQDILIKDGSFGKDVEFVSISFDPKNDTREAIKAFADKFHADYSGWYFLRGDQEQVRKLAAESFKVLIYGTSKDDFAHMNLIGLVDKNNQLRGLYDAGDTENVTPEFLARTVKKLARE is encoded by the coding sequence GTGCAGACCTTGAAACGTTACAAATGGACCTGGATGTTGCTGCTGCTTGCAGTAATTATGGCGGTCTATCTGGCAGTCAAATCGTTTGATTTCGGAGGTGAGAAGCTGCCGGTCATCGGTCAGGTACAGGACTTCTCCCTGGAGAATGTGGACGGGAAGCAGATCAGTCTGGCGGATACGGCAGGTAAGGCAAGGCTGGTCTATTTCTTCTTCACCGTCTGTCCCGATGTGTGTCCGATTACTACCTATATGTTGTCAGAGACGCAGGATATCCTGATTAAGGATGGCAGCTTCGGCAAGGACGTTGAATTCGTCTCGATCTCTTTCGATCCGAAGAATGATACAAGGGAAGCGATCAAGGCCTTCGCCGACAAGTTCCATGCCGATTACAGCGGATGGTACTTCCTGCGGGGGGATCAGGAGCAGGTACGCAAGCTGGCAGCGGAGTCCTTCAAGGTGCTGATCTACGGCACAAGCAAGGATGATTTCGCCCACATGAACCTCATTGGTCTGGTGGACAAGAACAACCAGCTCCGGGGATTGTACGATGCCGGGGATACGGAGAATGTAACGCCGGAGTTCCTGGCCAGAACGGTTAAGAAGCTGGCCCGTGAATAG
- a CDS encoding DNA primase, with the protein MSITIIVEGKNDRSRLRRLLEPEVDILCTFGTLNTLKLEALRNTIRDGEVYLYMDNDSSGKKIRAVLRDAFPDAVHMYTRKGYAGVEGTPDEYNITQLEKAGLEDFIIYPQPYPQGIEG; encoded by the coding sequence ATGTCCATCACCATTATTGTCGAAGGCAAGAATGACCGCAGCAGACTGAGGCGACTGCTTGAACCAGAGGTCGACATTCTGTGCACCTTCGGTACGCTGAATACCCTGAAGCTGGAAGCTCTGCGCAATACCATCCGGGACGGAGAAGTCTACCTGTACATGGACAATGACAGCTCCGGCAAAAAAATTCGCGCTGTCCTGCGCGACGCCTTCCCCGATGCCGTTCATATGTATACCCGCAAGGGCTATGCCGGTGTGGAAGGGACTCCGGATGAATATAACATCACCCAGCTGGAGAAGGCTGGACTTGAAGATTTCATTATTTACCCCCAGCCCTATCCTCAGGGCATAGAAGGATAA
- a CDS encoding penicillin-binding protein 2, with the protein MRWFGKPGSGPGNGETRNYLSLRINLFFFGAFFIFVIMMIRLAGLQFVESPELSEVEASRETKDVPLAAIRGTIHAAGGEDIAHSTPVQSLFVTLTQEYTAKVKNKKTGLYEPTAEAKANTKALAAGLSSVFEQYGDPSAKKLLKEDVLLLLDLDYKKSLGYVPRKIKAGLTMKEVAHLMENRQRYPGVSVVEESIRHYDKDTVAVQTVGYMKQFRSTEEGYNLYKNIRSAMKQTGADPGLSYREDEFVGIYGLEQQYQRELRGKNGYQTISVNAQNMAEEVVALIPPVKGNDIWMTINKKVQMRTEQAINDQLNWLHRNPVQGKLHKDALTGYAVAMEVDTGNVVAMASMPDYDTNVWNAETLVPEVYDKIRDYYQNGTITDISSGISGNGLKSLIFLGSTIKPLSVLIGLEEGLFTTSDTYIDKGIGYFGKDNSSSVRNSSGHVLGPLSPAKAIQESSNAFMVEWVGNALYKKYPGEGIAIWDKYMKAFGLGVSTQSGLPGESAGVADYLDPKKAGSSQSALVLASFGQKGKYTALQLAQYTATLANEGVRIKPQLVSKITDPDGKTVKQFGREVLDSISFHPSYWKEIKRGMNTKVKAFDGFPYDFARKTGTSEMEAFGATRDNGVFIAYAPREHPKLAVAVIIPEGGFGANSAAPVARQIFEAYDQEYGLDGVPKKNVPESRVD; encoded by the coding sequence GTGAGATGGTTCGGTAAGCCGGGCTCCGGCCCGGGCAATGGAGAGACCCGCAACTACCTGAGCTTACGCATAAATCTATTTTTCTTTGGTGCTTTTTTTATTTTTGTGATCATGATGATCCGGCTTGCGGGACTGCAGTTTGTAGAGAGTCCCGAGCTCAGCGAGGTGGAGGCCAGCCGGGAGACCAAGGATGTTCCGCTTGCGGCGATCCGGGGGACTATTCACGCGGCGGGAGGGGAAGACATTGCCCATTCCACACCGGTTCAGTCATTATTCGTTACGTTAACCCAAGAATACACCGCAAAGGTCAAGAATAAGAAGACCGGCTTATATGAACCGACCGCTGAAGCCAAGGCGAATACGAAAGCGCTGGCGGCGGGGCTGTCATCCGTTTTTGAACAGTATGGTGATCCCTCTGCGAAGAAGCTGCTCAAGGAGGATGTTCTGCTGCTGCTGGACCTTGATTATAAGAAGTCACTGGGATATGTCCCGCGTAAGATCAAGGCCGGTCTTACGATGAAGGAAGTCGCCCATCTGATGGAGAACAGGCAGCGCTATCCCGGGGTGTCTGTTGTAGAGGAGAGTATCCGCCATTATGACAAGGACACGGTGGCCGTTCAAACGGTAGGCTATATGAAGCAATTCCGTTCTACAGAAGAAGGATATAATTTATACAAAAATATCCGCAGCGCCATGAAACAAACGGGTGCGGACCCGGGGCTTAGCTACAGGGAAGATGAGTTTGTCGGCATCTATGGTCTTGAACAGCAATATCAGCGTGAGCTTAGAGGGAAGAACGGGTATCAGACGATCTCTGTCAATGCCCAGAACATGGCCGAAGAGGTTGTCGCGTTGATCCCGCCCGTCAAGGGCAACGATATCTGGATGACGATTAACAAGAAGGTGCAGATGAGAACAGAGCAGGCCATCAATGATCAGCTCAACTGGCTGCACCGCAACCCTGTACAGGGGAAGCTTCATAAGGATGCGCTCACCGGCTATGCCGTTGCCATGGAAGTTGATACAGGCAATGTAGTGGCAATGGCGAGTATGCCGGACTATGATACGAATGTCTGGAATGCCGAGACGCTGGTTCCTGAAGTGTACGACAAGATTAGGGATTATTATCAGAACGGGACGATTACCGATATTTCCTCCGGTATCTCCGGCAACGGGCTGAAGTCATTAATCTTCCTGGGCTCCACGATTAAGCCGTTAAGTGTCTTGATCGGTCTGGAGGAAGGCTTATTCACTACCAGTGATACTTATATAGATAAAGGGATTGGTTATTTCGGTAAGGATAACAGCTCCTCGGTGAGGAATTCCTCCGGCCATGTCCTGGGCCCGCTTAGTCCGGCGAAGGCTATTCAGGAGTCCTCGAATGCTTTTATGGTAGAGTGGGTCGGTAATGCCCTGTACAAGAAGTATCCGGGAGAAGGGATTGCCATATGGGACAAATATATGAAGGCCTTCGGCCTTGGGGTGTCTACGCAAAGCGGGCTTCCGGGTGAAAGTGCCGGAGTTGCCGATTATCTTGATCCGAAGAAGGCAGGCTCTTCCCAATCGGCGCTGGTACTTGCCTCCTTCGGCCAGAAGGGGAAATATACCGCATTACAGCTTGCCCAGTATACGGCCACACTTGCGAATGAAGGTGTGCGGATTAAGCCCCAGCTCGTCAGTAAGATTACAGATCCCGACGGCAAGACGGTTAAGCAATTTGGACGGGAAGTTCTGGACAGCATCTCGTTTCATCCTTCTTACTGGAAGGAGATCAAGCGCGGGATGAATACTAAGGTTAAGGCGTTTGACGGATTTCCGTATGACTTCGCCCGCAAGACAGGAACCTCTGAGATGGAAGCCTTCGGGGCTACCCGTGACAACGGGGTATTCATTGCTTATGCTCCACGTGAGCATCCTAAGCTTGCGGTGGCCGTGATTATTCCGGAAGGCGGTTTTGGCGCGAACAGTGCAGCACCGGTAGCCCGCCAAATCTTTGAAGCCTATGACCAGGAGTATGGACTGGATGGAGTGCCTAAGAAGAATGTGCCCGAGTCAAGGGTGGATTAA
- a CDS encoding transglutaminase domain-containing protein, whose translation MNNWIESLREANIISIVLLLVVLFSALQGWGRGFRRAAGGLFGMLGSGVLAAASLVMAIPAAVYLSPAAGNWASGITPQDDKLSQWQQLYYTGASVLANSPIVRFLLLLLLCYSLIRLLLGLLFLLLPFRLPRQSGRSSGRITGASRLVGAVLGTAAGLTRALVLVFVLFISVALNPDSGFSRYVQSSPVYSESAEAVFEPLAGEQVRGKLPVLTKAVAAEMSDILRRKYEVIDHDISVDIAGAAADIAGQASGDEEKARLLYDWVGSRIAYDYTKAENYEERRIWHEQTPQDTMDTRLGVCIDYARLYAMMARSQGLQVRVVTGKGYDGQGGYGPHAWNEVYISSSAAWIPLDSTWASSGDWFNPGDFDSTHIKENIL comes from the coding sequence TTGAATAACTGGATAGAAAGTCTTCGGGAAGCCAATATCATCTCCATTGTCCTGCTGCTGGTGGTCCTCTTCTCTGCACTGCAGGGCTGGGGCCGGGGCTTCCGCAGAGCAGCCGGAGGGCTGTTCGGCATGCTCGGATCAGGAGTACTTGCGGCAGCTTCGCTGGTGATGGCGATTCCCGCAGCCGTATACCTCTCGCCTGCTGCCGGGAACTGGGCTTCGGGCATCACTCCGCAGGATGACAAGCTAAGCCAATGGCAGCAGCTATATTATACAGGTGCCTCTGTACTGGCGAATTCACCAATAGTGCGGTTTCTGCTGCTGCTCTTGCTGTGCTATAGCTTGATTCGTCTGCTGCTGGGTCTGCTGTTCCTTCTGCTGCCGTTCCGCCTGCCGCGCCAGTCCGGGAGGAGTTCGGGACGGATCACTGGCGCCAGCCGGCTCGTCGGGGCAGTGCTTGGCACCGCCGCAGGGCTTACCCGCGCCTTGGTGCTGGTCTTTGTCCTGTTTATCAGTGTCGCCCTGAACCCGGACAGCGGCTTCAGCCGCTATGTGCAGTCCTCGCCGGTCTACAGTGAGAGTGCGGAAGCGGTATTTGAACCGCTGGCCGGTGAACAGGTCAGAGGGAAGCTTCCGGTGCTGACCAAGGCGGTAGCCGCTGAGATGAGTGACATTCTCCGGCGCAAATATGAAGTGATTGACCATGATATTTCGGTGGATATTGCCGGTGCAGCCGCAGATATTGCCGGACAAGCCAGCGGAGATGAAGAGAAGGCCAGACTGCTCTATGACTGGGTAGGTTCGCGTATTGCTTACGACTATACCAAGGCGGAGAATTATGAAGAGAGACGGATCTGGCATGAGCAGACCCCGCAGGATACGATGGATACGCGGCTTGGCGTATGCATTGATTACGCGCGGCTCTATGCCATGATGGCCCGCTCGCAAGGCCTTCAGGTGCGTGTCGTTACCGGCAAAGGCTATGACGGTCAAGGCGGCTATGGACCGCATGCCTGGAATGAGGTCTATATCAGCAGCAGTGCAGCCTGGATTCCGCTTGATTCCACTTGGGCCAGCAGCGGCGACTGGTTCAATCCGGGGGATTTCGACTCCACGCATATCAAGGAAAACATCCTCTGA
- a CDS encoding MFS transporter: MKTAMWLYLFMFLAFFDLHAQYPILTPFAMSLGAGPAFIGWMMGMYSLTHLPGNLLAGVLVDRNGSRRYIVFALTVAGLILLLQAHAQLPWHLLLLRAASGFALAFLSPACMTLLASLSSDPATQGKYMSGNGIIHTLASVVSPAAGAFIVAKAGYSGTFSTLGWLLIFTGVMAFFSVPKHNPALVLHKPALPVKENLQPGLAATTQPTVSRRYYLLPFFVSCSQGVLFFELPLSQGQDGMVSTGILLSLLSLGALATLCLFFLNRISPGIRIAAALLGMALCFFTLAAFRSIPAGVVLFLLGSAKGVLFPAMASLFIGLGGAGRLGRTFSLQSIAMSLGAFAGPVAAGQLREYVSPYFIAFVLLMTALLLLPPGRSGRLSSYAPDWNSPAA, translated from the coding sequence GTGAAAACTGCAATGTGGCTGTACCTCTTCATGTTCCTGGCGTTCTTCGATTTGCATGCCCAGTATCCTATCCTGACACCCTTTGCCATGTCACTGGGAGCGGGCCCGGCCTTCATCGGCTGGATGATGGGGATGTATTCCCTGACCCACCTCCCGGGCAACCTGCTGGCCGGTGTACTTGTAGACCGCAACGGCAGCCGCCGCTATATCGTGTTCGCCCTTACCGTAGCAGGACTGATCCTGCTCTTGCAGGCGCATGCCCAGCTGCCCTGGCATCTACTACTGCTGCGGGCAGCGAGCGGATTCGCTCTGGCATTCCTCTCCCCAGCCTGCATGACCCTTTTGGCCTCACTCTCGTCTGACCCGGCGACCCAGGGCAAATACATGTCAGGCAACGGAATTATTCACACGCTGGCTTCTGTGGTCTCCCCTGCTGCCGGAGCCTTCATCGTAGCTAAAGCCGGCTATTCCGGCACCTTCAGCACCTTGGGCTGGCTCCTGATCTTCACCGGTGTGATGGCCTTCTTCAGTGTACCGAAGCATAATCCGGCTCTGGTACTGCATAAGCCTGCACTCCCGGTGAAGGAGAATCTGCAGCCCGGGCTGGCCGCAACCACCCAGCCTACCGTCTCCAGACGTTATTATCTGCTGCCCTTCTTCGTATCCTGCTCCCAGGGCGTACTGTTCTTCGAGCTTCCGCTGTCACAAGGACAGGACGGAATGGTCTCTACCGGAATTCTGCTCTCCCTGCTCAGCCTTGGAGCGCTGGCGACCCTCTGCCTGTTCTTCCTGAACCGCATCTCGCCGGGCATTCGTATTGCCGCCGCCCTGCTGGGAATGGCTCTCTGCTTCTTCACTCTGGCTGCCTTCCGCAGCATCCCGGCCGGAGTGGTTCTCTTCCTGCTCGGTTCTGCAAAAGGGGTATTATTCCCGGCTATGGCCTCACTCTTCATCGGCCTGGGCGGCGCAGGACGGCTGGGCCGGACCTTCTCGCTGCAATCCATCGCCATGTCCCTCGGGGCCTTTGCCGGACCTGTAGCCGCCGGACAGCTAAGGGAGTATGTCTCCCCCTACTTCATTGCCTTCGTGCTGCTGATGACAGCTCTTCTGCTGCTGCCTCCGGGCAGATCCGGCCGTCTCTCTTCCTACGCTCCCGACTGGAACAGCCCTGCCGCCTGA
- a CDS encoding penicillin-binding transpeptidase domain-containing protein — protein MGVFRKQASPPEEKGSKSSLGLRLNVFFFSTFVIFCVIIIRLAVIQFVEGPTLTEVETSRDTKSVPLASIRGGIRAAAGEQIAYSTSVQTLYVTLTKEYTAKALDKETGISSLKPEARANAYALANNLVAKFDEYGDPNGEKLTVNEVINSLDLYFKKYSGYMARKIKSGLTTKEIAYFMEHKSEFPGLEIVEEGVRHYDKDTVAVQTVGYIKPFKSSNTLNIYKNIQSAMKKISADPGLNYKDDEFVGFDGLELQYQRELRGKNGYQVISVNPQNMAEKVEEVVPPVKGNDIWMTIDKNVQLKTEQAITEQINWLHRNSVQGKTHPDAKTGYAVAMEVDTGNIVAMASMPDYDTNVWTAEKLDSDTWNKIMGNYQNGTITPYSSGLSGHGFGSTVLLGSTIKPLTVLIGLNEGFFSTSYTYNDKGIAYFGKDDKSSVRNSSGHVYGRMDPAKAIEDSSNVFMVDMIGKRIYDQYKGEGIGVWDKYMKEFGLGVSTQSGLPNEYLGQINYTDTKAAGSAQAALVYASFGQQGRYTVLQLAQYASTLANEGVRIKPQLVSKITDSSGKVVKKFEREVLDEVTTFDKSFWREIKKGMNSKVSAFADFPYDFARKTGTSQQLGKGQLRDNGVFIAFAPRNNPKLAVAVVIPEGGFGSNSAAPVARKIFDAYDWEYGLDGVPKKSLKTANPNDGTASGDNSDNTAATN, from the coding sequence GTGGGTGTTTTCCGAAAGCAGGCCTCCCCCCCGGAAGAGAAGGGCAGCAAGAGCTCGCTTGGCCTGCGTCTTAACGTGTTTTTCTTCAGTACGTTTGTTATTTTTTGTGTAATTATTATCCGTCTCGCAGTTATTCAATTTGTGGAAGGACCCACGCTGACCGAGGTGGAGACCAGCCGGGATACCAAAAGTGTACCCCTCGCCTCCATCCGTGGGGGAATCCGCGCAGCCGCAGGCGAGCAAATTGCCTATTCGACCTCCGTTCAAACGCTGTATGTTACGCTTACGAAGGAATATACAGCGAAGGCACTGGACAAGGAGACGGGAATCAGCTCGCTGAAGCCGGAGGCAAGGGCCAATGCGTATGCGCTGGCGAATAATCTGGTTGCGAAATTTGACGAATATGGCGACCCGAACGGCGAGAAGCTGACTGTTAATGAAGTGATTAATTCTCTGGATTTATATTTCAAGAAATATTCAGGCTATATGGCCCGCAAGATCAAATCCGGTCTGACAACCAAGGAAATTGCCTATTTCATGGAGCATAAAAGCGAATTCCCGGGCCTTGAGATCGTAGAAGAAGGCGTGCGTCATTATGACAAGGATACTGTTGCCGTGCAGACAGTCGGGTATATCAAGCCCTTCAAATCCTCCAACACACTCAACATCTACAAGAATATTCAGAGTGCGATGAAGAAGATCAGCGCAGATCCCGGCCTGAATTATAAAGACGATGAATTCGTCGGCTTCGATGGTCTGGAGCTGCAATACCAGCGGGAGCTGCGCGGCAAGAACGGCTATCAGGTCATCTCGGTGAATCCGCAGAACATGGCCGAGAAGGTAGAAGAGGTAGTGCCGCCTGTCAAGGGTAATGATATCTGGATGACGATTGACAAGAATGTTCAGCTTAAGACGGAGCAGGCCATCACCGAACAGATCAATTGGCTGCACCGCAACTCTGTACAAGGCAAGACCCATCCTGATGCCAAGACAGGCTATGCCGTGGCGATGGAGGTCGATACCGGCAATATCGTAGCCATGGCCAGTATGCCGGATTACGATACCAATGTCTGGACAGCGGAGAAGCTGGATTCGGATACCTGGAACAAGATCATGGGCAACTATCAGAACGGGACTATTACCCCGTATTCTTCGGGCCTGTCCGGTCATGGATTTGGTTCCACGGTACTGCTCGGCTCCACCATTAAGCCGCTGACGGTGCTGATCGGTCTAAATGAAGGCTTCTTCAGCACTTCCTATACGTACAATGACAAAGGGATTGCCTATTTCGGTAAGGATGATAAATCCTCTGTCCGCAATTCCTCGGGTCACGTATACGGCCGGATGGACCCGGCGAAGGCGATTGAGGATTCCTCTAACGTGTTCATGGTGGATATGATCGGCAAGAGGATTTACGATCAATACAAGGGGGAAGGCATTGGAGTCTGGGATAAGTATATGAAGGAATTCGGCCTTGGCGTATCCACGCAGAGCGGTCTCCCTAATGAATACCTGGGACAGATCAACTACACGGATACTAAGGCAGCGGGCAGTGCGCAAGCCGCATTGGTCTATGCCTCCTTCGGACAGCAGGGCCGCTATACGGTACTGCAGTTAGCTCAGTATGCTTCTACGCTTGCCAATGAAGGGGTGCGGATCAAGCCGCAGCTTGTCAGCAAGATTACAGATTCATCGGGCAAGGTGGTCAAGAAATTTGAGCGCGAGGTGCTGGATGAAGTAACGACCTTTGACAAGTCCTTTTGGAGAGAAATTAAAAAGGGTATGAACAGTAAGGTCTCGGCATTCGCAGATTTCCCTTATGATTTTGCCCGTAAGACAGGGACCTCACAGCAGCTGGGAAAAGGGCAATTGCGCGATAACGGGGTATTTATTGCCTTCGCCCCGCGTAATAATCCTAAGTTGGCTGTTGCTGTAGTCATCCCCGAAGGGGGATTCGGCTCCAACAGTGCGGCTCCGGTTGCGCGTAAAATTTTCGATGCCTACGACTGGGAATACGGGCTGGATGGCGTGCCTAAGAAAAGCCTGAAAACAGCGAACCCGAATGACGGTACTGCTTCCGGTGACAATTCCGATAATACTGCCGCAACAAACTGA